The DNA window GCGTCGTCACATCGGTCGGCGGCTGGTCCGAGGTGGCCGGCGATCCCTCGGTGCTGGCCGCATCGTGCACGCTGACCGTCGGCAGCCGCATCCATCCCGTCACCTGCAACCTCGACCGGCATGGTGCGATCGTCGTGGGCGCGGAGGATGCCGGGCTCGCGGAGGCCAAGGCCGATCTGCTGCGGAGCTCGCTGCGCGTCGAGGTGCGCCGGCCATGAGTCCACACCGGCCGCTTGCCCGACTGTTCCGCGGATTCCTAGGCTCGGTGTCATGACTTCCCTGTTCCCTCACGCCGCCACGGCCCCGGGTCCCCGCCGCACGGTGACCGCTGCCGTGGTGCAGGCGGCCGCCCCACTGTTCGACACGCAGGCCGCGCTGGCCCGCGCCGAGGAACTGATCCGCGAGGCCGTCCTGAGCCACCGGGCCGAGGTCGTGGTGCTGCCCGAGGCGTTCCTCGGCGGCTATCCCAAGGGCCTGGACTTCGGCGTCACCGTCGGCAGCCGCACCCCGGACGGCCGCGAACTGTTCCGCCGCTACCACGCCGCCGCCATCTCCGTCCCCGGCCCGGAGGTCGACATCCTGGCCGCCGTTACCCGGGAACTGGGCTGCCACACGGTCGTCGGCGCGGTGGAGCGGCGCGGCGGCACCCTGTACTGCGTCGCGCTCTTCTTCGGCCCCGACGGCTACCTGGGGCTGCACCGCAAGCTGATGCCGACCGCGGCGGAACGCTACCTGTGGGGCCAGGGCGACGGCTCCACCCTCCCGGTCGTCGACACCGGTAGCGCCCGGCTGGGGGCCGCCATCTGCTGGGAGAACTACATGCCGCTGTTCCGTACGGCGATGTACGCCAAAGGCGTCGACCTGTGGTGCGCACCGACCGTGGACGACCGCGACGCCTGGCAGGCGACCATGCGGCACATCGCACTGGAGGGGCGCTGCTTCGTCCTCAGCGCGAGCCAGTACCTGCGCCGCGACGCCGTCCCCTCCGACCTCCATCCGGTCCAGGGCGAAGAGCCCGACACCGTCCTGATCGGCGGCGGCTCGGTCATCGTCTCCCCGCTCGGCGAGGTCCTGGCCGGCCCGCTGCGCGGCGGCGAGGGCATCCTGGCCGCCGAACTCGACCTCGACGATCTGGCGCGCGCCCGCTTCGACTTCGACCCTACCGGCCACTACGCGCGCCCGGACGTCTTCACCCTCCACGTCGACGAGTCGGCCCGCACCGCCGTAACCGGCTGACCAACGCACGAGGACCGCTGGACCTCCGAGTCCCGCACGACCCGACTACCCACTCGCCGTCGACCTCGGTGTGCCAGCGCCCGATCGCCCCGGTGGAGGTCTCGCTGTAGACGACCACCGCGCCCGCGAGCACGGCCTCACGTGCTTATTTGCGTATTGATGCAACAAGGGGCACACTCTTGGCGTCGGGTTCCGTGCGTGCCGAGCGCGCGTCGGGGCGCAGCCACATCACGTACAGGAGGCGGCCATGGGTGCAGACCCTCCCAGTCCGCGCTGCCTCCAGGGCATTCGCTGACTCAGTCGGGGCCGTGCGGCCTCTGCTCCACCCGCGCCGGGCACGGCCTCAGTCTCGATGAGGCTGCGGTCCCGGGCGTGCCTCTGATGCTTACCCGTCTATCCCCCTGATGCCTGGGTGCGTTCTGTCCTGCCGCCGGTGCGCCGGTCGTGGCCGGGCATTCCGTCGTGCCCGGAGCCAGGGCCGGAGGTTTCCGTGATGTCGGTCCGTACGGACAGCAAGCCTGCGCAGGCCACAGCCACGCCGGTGGCCGCGAGGCTGGCCGGGCGCTGGTCCCGGGTTTCCTGGGTGGACGCGGCGGTGGCCGCCGCCGTGCTGGTGATCTTGTATGTGGTGCTGCGTGCGGGACACGGCACGACCGTGGCCTTCAACACACACCACAACCTGCGCGTGGACACCGATCCGGCCCGGCTCCCCTATGACGCGGCCCGTTCGCTGCTGCGCATGTTCGCCGCGCTCGCACTGTCGATCGTCTTCACCTTCGCCTACGCCTATGCCGCGGCCAAGAGCAGGCGGTTGGAGCGGATCCTCATCCCGGCGCTGGACATCCTGCAGTCGGTACCGGTGCTGGGCTTCCTGACCGTGGCCGTGACCGGGTTCATCGCCCTGTTCCCCGGTTCGCTGCTGGGCCTGGAGTGCGCCTCGGTCTTCGCGATCTTCACCTCGCAGGCGTGGAACATGACGTTCGGCTTCTACTACTCGCTGACCTCCCTCCCCCGTGAACTCGACGAGCTGTCCCGCTCGTTCGGCTTCACCCGGTGGATGCGGTTCTGGAAGGTGGAGGCGCCGGCCGGGGTGATCGCCCTGGTCTGGAACGGCATGATGAGCTTCGGCGGCGGCTGGTTCTTCCTCGTCGCCTCCGAGGCGATCAGCGTCAACAACCAGCAGTACGCGCTGCCGGGGATCGGCTCCTACGCCGGCGCCGCGATCGCCGACGGAGACCTGGGCAAGGTCGGCTGGGCGATCCTGGCCATGGCCGTCATGGTCATCGGCGTGAACATCCTGTTCTGGCGCCCGCTGACCGCCTGGGCGGAGAAGTTCAAGAACGAGCAGTCCGAGGCGAGCGAGGTCCAGCACTCCGTCGTCCTGGACCTGCTGCGCCGGTCCCACTGGCCGCGGCTGCTCGGGCGGCCGCTGCGCCCGGTCGGGCGGTGGCTGGGGGTGGCGGGCCGGGTCTTCGGCCGCGACGACCGGGCGCTGTCCGTCGACCGCACCCGGCAGCGCACCGGCGACCTCGTCTTCGCCGTCATCGCGGGCGGGCTGATCCTGTGGGGCCTGGTCGACCTCGCCCTCTACCTCCATGACCGGACCGGGCTGGGGGTGTTCGGGCAGCCGCTCCTGCTGGGCCTGGCCACGCTCGCCCGCGTGGTGGTGCTGGTCGCGCTGGCCACCGTGGTCTGGGTGCCGATCGGCGTCAAAATCGGCTTCTCCCCGCGGCTGACCCGGATCGCGCAGCCGCTGGTGCAGCTCCTGGCGTCCTTCCCCGCCAACTTCCTCTTCCCGCTCGCGGTGTGGTTCTTCCTGAAGACCGGGCTGTCCATCAACATCGGCGGCACCCTGCTGATGGCGCTGGGCGCCCAGTGGTACATCCTGTTCAACGCCATCGCCGGTGCCATGGCCATCCCCTCCGACCTGCGCGAGGCCATGGACGACCTGGGCGTCACCGGCTGGCAGCGCTGGCGGCGGCTGATCATCCCCGGCATCTTCCCGTACTACGTCACCGGCGGGATCACCGCCTCCGGCGGCGCCTGGAACGCCTCGATCGTCTCCGAGGTCGTCACCTTCGGCGGTACCGCACTGACCGCCACGGGCCTGGGCGCCTACATCGCCGAAGCCACCGAACACGGCGACTACCCCCACCTGCTCGCCGGCGTCGCGGTCATGAGCCTGTATGTCGTCGGCCTCAACCGGCTGCTGTGGCGCCGCCTGTACCGGCTGGCCGAGGCCCGCTACTCCCTCTGAACCTCCGCTTCCACCGAGTATCTGGAGCACATCATGGTGCTGAACACCCTGCGCCACCTGCGCGCCGAGCGCCGGGCCCGGGCCGGCATCGCCTACCTCACCGCCGACAAGGCCCGCCGCCCCGCCGACGGCGAGCTGCTGCTGGAGACCGTGGGCCTGACCAAGTCCTACGCCGGCGCCGACGGCGAACTGCCCGTCCTGTCCGGCATCGACCTCCAGGTCCGGGCCGGCGAGATCGTCGCCCTGCTCGGCAGGTCCGGCTCGGGCAAGTCCACCCTGCTGCGCTGCCTGGCCGGCCTCGTCCCGGCCAGCTCCGGCACCGTCACCTACAAGGGCACGCCGCTGACCGGAGCCAACCCCGGCACCGCCATGGTCTTCCAGACCTTCGCCCTGCTGCCCTGGCTGACCGTGCAGCAGAACGTGGAACTGGGCCTGGAGGCCAAAGGCGTGCCCGCCGTCGAGCGCGCCGACGCCGCCCGCCAGGCCATCGACCTGATCGGCCTGGACGGCTTCGAGTCCGCCTACCCCAAGGAGCTGTCCGGCGGCATGCGCCAGCGCGTCGGCTTCGCCCGCGCCCTGGTCGTCGAGCCTGATGTGCTGATGATGGACGAGCCGTTCTCCGCCCTCGACGTCCTCACCGCCGAGAACCTGCGCGGCGAGCTGATGGAGCTGTGGGAGTCCGGGCAGTTCCCCACCCGCGCTATCGTCCTGGTCACCCACAACATCGAAGAGGCCGTCCTGATGGCCGACCGGATCGTCGTCCTCGGTGCCCGCCCCTACGGCACCATCCGCGAGGTCTTCGACGTCGGCCTGAACCGTCCCCGCGACCGCAACGCGCCCGCCTTCGAGGAACTCATCGACCGCGTCTACCGCACGATGACCGGTCGGCAGAAGGAGACCCGCACCCCGGGCCGCCACGAGCCGGCCGCCCTGGACAGGCGCAGCCCCGCCAACACCCCGCTGCCCCCGGCAAGCGTCGATGGACTGTCGGGCCTGGCCGAGATGGTCCTCAACCGGGCTGGCCGCTGCGACCTGGCCGACCTCGCCGACGAGCTCGGCCTGGAGATCGACGACCTCATGCCCCAGGTCGACGCCCTCGACCTGCTCGGCTTCACCACCCTCAGCGGCGACGACCTGGTGCTGACCGGCACCGGCACCGCGTTCGCCGGCGCCGACGTCCAGGAATCGAAGAAGATCTTCGCCAATGCGGTCCGCAACGCCCCCCTGGTCACCCTGATCACCAAGAGCCTGTGCCAGAACCCCGCCGGCACCCTGCGCGCCGGCTTCCTCCGCGACCTGCTGGCCCACCACTTCACCGTCGAGCAGGTCACCCGCCAACTGGAGACCGCCACCGACTGGGGCCGCTACGCCGAGCTCTACTCCTACGACGCCGAACCCCAGGAATACCGCCTCAACGAGAGCGACGACACACGCCACCCCGCCGCCAGAGGGCAGCACTGAACCCGCGCCGGGCACACCGCTGCCACCGCCCCGGGACCTGTCACCGCCCCGGGACCACCCGCGCCACCGTGGGCCGCCCTGCCGCAGCACCCCGCTCCAGCACGGCGGCCACCTCGCCGCCGTGCCCCCCGCCATCCCCCGCATCCGGGGCCGCACCCTCGTTCGCCGCCAGCACCGCGCCCACCAACAGTGCCCGCACCTGCGGGCCGGCAGCCCGGTAGAAGATCCGCGTGCCTTCCCGCCGCGAGACCACGAGACCAGCCGCACGCAGCTTCGCCAAGTGCTGGGAGACCGCCGCCACATGCGCGCCGATCAGCTCCGCCAGGCCGCTGACCGGCAACTCCCGCTCGCTCAGCGCCCACAGCAGCCGATACCGCGACGGGTCGGCCACCGCCTTGAGCACCGCCACGGACCGCTCGGCCTGCTCCTCATCCCACGCTACTTGCGTCTCCATGCAAATATGTTAACCGTTCGCATGCTCGATACCGCAGCGCCGTCTGCGTGGGTCAGGGCGCGGCCCTGACGCTGCCGGACTAGGTGAGGGGCCCGCCCGCCATCAGGCCACCGTCGACCACGAGGATGTGCCCGGTGACATAGCTTGCCTCGTCCGAAGCCAGGAACCGGACGGCCTCGGCGATCTCCTCCGGGGTGCCCGCCCGGTGCATGGGCAGCACCGAGTCGACCGCGTCACGCGCCGTGTCGTCGCCGGTGAACCGCTCGTACATGGCGGTCCGGGTGTAGCCGGGCGCGACCGCGTTGACCCGGATACCGTGGTCGGCGCCTTCGAGCGCGGCCGCCTTGGTGATGCCGACGACGGCATGCTTGCTCCCGACGTACAGGGTCGCCCCGGGGTAACCCATCAGGCCGAAGGTGGAGCTGACATTGACGATGCTGCCGCCGCCCTGCTCCCTCATGACCCGGAACTCGTGCTTCAGGCAGAGCAGCGTCCCCTTGACATTGGTGTCGAAGGTGGCCTGGTAGCCCTCGTCGGTCACCTCGGTGACAGGGCCCGGTGTCCCCTCGGTGCCGGCGTTGTTGAAGGCGACGTCGATCCGCCCGAACCGTGCGACCGCGCGGTCGACGAGGTCCTGCACCTCGGTGTCGAAGCGGACGTCGGCCCGTACGAACTCGGTCGGGGCGCCGAGGTCGGAGAGCTCCCTGGCAAGCTGCTCACCCACGTCCTCGTGGCGGCCGGAGACCACGAGGTTCGCGCCGTGCCGGGCGTACGCCAAGGCGGTGGCGCGGCCGATGCCGGTGAGCGCGCCCGTGATGAGGACGACGGGATCGGTCACGTCAAGGGTCCTTCCCGCAAGCACACGGATGAATGACCGGGCGAGCAGTTCGGAGCACGCACGATCCTCTGGCAGGCGCGTATCGCTCGGCACCTGCAAGGAAGGTGTCCCAGCCGGACGGCAGCCGCACCGGACCCGACCGCCGCGTCCATCGAACGGCGGCACGTGACAGCCCGTCCGGCCCACCCGCATGCGCTCACGCCCACCGGCGGCCGGTGGGGGCGGCCGTGCTCTCCCGCCCCCTTGTACGGGTGAGGGAACCCTGCTTTTCTTTGCATGTACATGCGTCAAGGCTGCGGCTACTCGGGAGGCCACGGCGAGACGAAGCGTCGCCACGGGCGATGCGCTCTCGTTCCGTCCGCACATCCCTTGTCCTCGTGCCGGCTCGGGTCGGCACCACAGCCGAAGGAATCGACATGACGCCACGAAGGGTGGTGTCGTTGCTGGCGTTGCTGGCGACGCTCCTCTTCTGCACGGCTCTCCCGGCCACCGCCGCTCAGGGCGGTCCGCCCCCGCGTCCCCCGGTCTCCTCTCCGGTGGACTCCAGCCTGGCCACCCACAGCTACGGCTATGCCGACACCCCCGTCGGCCAGCCGATGAAGGGCATCGCCCCGTACCTGTTCCCCGGCGACAACTACGACGCCAAGTTCCCCGGCGGGGTGCTGTGGAGCTACTTCGCCCTCAACGAGGTGATGAAGGACCCCTCGGACTGCAACACATTCGACTGGACCATCTTCGACAAGGCGCTCGACGAGGCCGCGGTCTGGGGTCGCCAGCTGGCCTTCCGGTTCTATGTGGAGTACCCCGGCGGCACCGCCTCGCACCCTGCCAACGGTATCCCGCCCTGCCTCAACGGCAAGGCCGCGATGCGGACCAACGGCTTCTGGGGGACCGTCAGCCCGGACTACGACGACCCGCACACCATCGAGGCGTTCACCAACTTCGTCAACGCCTTCGCCGCGCGCTATGACCGCAGTGGTCCCGGCGGCACCGCGGACCCCCGGATCGCCTTTATGACCGCCGGCCTGGTCGGGCTGTGGGGTGAGTGGCACACCTGGCCCTACGATCGGGACACCTCGGACGGGTACCCCGACCTCTTCCCCACCGACGCGACCGTCGCCAAGCTGGTCGGCGCCTTCTCCAAGGCCATCCGCAACATCCCGGTGGAGATCCGGTACGGGGACCTGGCCGGACTCGCCGGTGCGTCCACCATCGGCCTGCATGACGACTCCTGGGACTACAAGGAGTTCCGCGACAGCGGTCTGGGCGGGATGACCCTGCCGCAGTCCATGGGCGGCTGGTCCGACGCATTCCTCCAGCGGGCGCTGGACGGCGGCACCGAGAACCGGTGGACCACCGCGTCGGTCGGCGGCGAGGCCCGGCCGGAGATCCAGGGCCAGATCTACAGCACCTGGCCCGGTGGCAGCGGCCAGGTCGACAACACCCTGGCCGCGACCGAGCTCACCCACGTCACCTGGATGATCAACCAGACCGGGGCCGGGAGCTACAGCACCACCGATCCCAAGGTGGCCGCGGGCGTCCGCAGGATGGGTTACAACCTCTACGTCCCGCACGCCGACTTCAACAGCCCGACCGGCTCGTCCCTCAAGGTCGGGGTGACCATGCAGAACGACGGCGTCGCGCCCTTCTACCAGCCCTGGACCGTCCAGTTGGGCCTCCAGGACGCCGCCGGGAAGCTGGTCAGGAGCTGGGACACCCCGTGGGACCTGCGCACCGTCCAGCCGCTGAAGATCCGGGCCTTCCCGGACTGGAACGTCGGGGCCGACCCGACCTACCTCGACTACGGCCGACCGGTGAACTTCGGGGCCACGGTCGACACCACCGGGGTCCCGGCGGGGAGCTACACCCTGGTGATGCGCGTGCACAACCCGCTGGACGCCGTCACTCCCCAGGTCCTGAAGTCGCGCCCCGCAGCCCAGCGGCTCAGCGACGACGTCATCTCCCACTACCGCGCGCCGTACCCGCTGATGTTCGCCAACGCCAACCAGCGCGCCGACGGCTGGCTGAACCTGGGCTCCCTCGGGGTCGGCGGGGGCGGCGGCGGTGACACCACGCCGCCGACGGCACCGACGCTGACCGCGACCGGCCACACCGCCGCCTCGGTGTCGCTGAGCTGGTCCGGGGCCACCGACAACGTCGGCGTCACCGGGTACGACGTCTACCGGTCCGGCAGCCTGGTGGGCTCCACCGCGAGCACCACGTACACCGACACCGGGCTCACCGCCGGAACGGCGTACAGCTACACCGTGCGGGCCCGGGACGCGGCCGGCAATGTGTCCGCCGACAGCAACCGGGTCACCGTGACCACCGACACCGGCAGCGGTGGCAGCAGCGGTGGCGGTGATGGCGGCACACCGCCGACCGGGCTGGTGGTCGACAACTTCGACGGGACGCCGCCCTACCCGTCGTCCGCGCTGAACGACCTGGGCAGGTGGACCGGCGGCAACAGCTTCCTCAACGGCGGCGGTGCGGGCGAGGTGACCGGCGGGGCGCTGGTCCTCCAGTACAGCAACGGCGGCTGGTTCGGCAGCGACATCTACACCGACGTCTCGGACAGGCACGACCTGGTCCTGCGGCTCAAGGGCGCGCACGGCGGAGAGGAAGGCGACTTCCAGCTGTCGCTGGGGGGCGTGACCAAGGTGTTCAAGGACTTCGTCCTCGCCGACGGCAGCCACCCGAAGGTGACCGGCTCCTTCACCGACATCAGGATCCCGCTCGCCGCCAACGGCATCAACGCGAGCGCTCCGGGCCAGCTGTCCATGGGCTTCTGGTACGGAGGGAGCAGCACCCTGAGCATCGACTCGCTGTCCTTCCAGTAAGGCCACGCGGCGCGGAGCGGCTCAGCCGCTCCGCGCCTCACCCGCGGTCCCGGACGAACTCGGGGGTCGCCGGAGGAAATGCCAGGCCCTGCTCCACGGCTCGGGCCAGGGCCGCGTCGACATGGCTCCAGGCGATCTGGATGCCGCCGAGTGCCACCGCGTCGCCGCCCAGGGTGGAGACGGCGACGGCCGGCATCAGCGGGCAGAGCCGGTGGAGGTTGTCCCGTACCAGGTCGACAAAGAGGTCCGCGGAGTTGGAGCTGCCGCCGCCGAGGACCACCAGCTCCGGGTCGATGGCGAGGATCATCGCCGCGATGCCGACGGAGAGGGCTTCGGCGAAGGCGCTGACGGCCTTGAGGGCCTCGGCGTCGCCCTGCCGGGCCGCGGTGAACATCTCGTGCCTGGTCGGCCGGCCGGTGGCCGGGGGCCGACCGGAGTAGGTCTCGAGTTCCAGCTCGCGCCAGCGCAGTTGGGGCAGTTCGCCGATGATCCCGGTCCCGCCGCGGTGTCCCCGGTAGAGGTCGCCGTTGGCGATGATGCCCGCGCCGGTGCGGTTCCCGCACAGGATGTAGACCACGTCGCGGGCGCCCCGGGCCGCTCCCAGCCGGTGCTCGGCGACGGTTCCCAGGGCGCAGTCGCCCTCGACGAGGACCGGGCAGTCGAAGTCCTCGGCGAAGGCTGCGGCGAGGTCGAGCCCGATCCACCCGGGCATGCCCTCGCCGCCGAAGTGCCGTACGCCACCGTCGGTGATCACGCCGGGTGAGCCGATGGCGACCGCCCACAGGTCCTCGGCCCGGGTGTCGGCCTCCTTGAGAGCCGCGGTCATGGCGCTGCGGGTACTGCGCAGCCGGTCGGCGGCGGGATCCTGCTCCGAGACCGCGAGCGTGTGCGAGGACAGCACGGTGCCCTGGAGGTCGGCGACGACGGTGTGGATGTGGTGGGCGCCGATGTCGGCCGAGAGCAGTCGTCCGGCCTCACCGGCGAAGCGGTAGCTGACGGCGGGTCGGCCCATCACCGGCCGACCGGACCGTTCCTCGGGGGCGGCGGTGGCGGCCCAGCCGAGCTGGACCAGATCGCCCAGCACGGCCTCCGCCGTGGTCCGGGAGAGGCCGGTGGCCTCGGTGAGGTGACTGATCGTCCGGGGTCCCCGGCGCAGCTCAAGGAGGAGTGCGAGCGAGTTCATCCGCCGCAGCAGGGAGCGGTTCCCCGCCACGCTCGATGCCATTGACATTGCCGACTCCCTTGACACGCGGTTGGGTCCGCCGTTCACTTACATCGCCAAGTTGCGAATGTATATCACTCGTCGGCTCCTGCCCACCCGCCCACGGCGGGCACTGCCTCCGGGGCGGCAGGTCATGCCCTGAGCACCTCATTCCCCCATACCCCAAGACACCCCCGTTCCGAAGACGCAGAGAGGCACCGATGAGCACACTGCCGACCGCTGCCGAGGGGAGGACCACCCCCGGCCCCGGTCCCGGCCCCCGCTCCGGACCGCCCCGCCGGGGCGCGGGCCGCAGCCAGGGCTTCACCGCCGCCGTCTTCCTGGCGCCCGCCCTGCTCGGCTTCGCGCTGTTCTACGTCTACCCGGCCGTCCGCGGCGCCTATCTGTCCTTCACCGACTACAACCCGGTGTCCTTCCTGCCGGCCGAGAACGTCGGACTCGACAACTACAGCCATCTGCTCCATGACCCGCTGTTCTGGAAGTCCCTGCGGGTCACCGCCTGGTACGTGCTGCTCAACATAGGCTCGCAGACGGTACTGGCCCTGATCCTCGCCGCGCTGATGGCGCGGCTGACCCGCTCCGTCGTGCTGCGCGCCGCCCTGCTGGTGCCCTGGCTGGTCCCCAATGTCACCGTCGGCCTGCTCTGGGCCTGGCTGCTGGACGCCAACCTTGGCTTCGCCAACCATCT is part of the Peterkaempfera bronchialis genome and encodes:
- a CDS encoding nitrilase-related carbon-nitrogen hydrolase, whose amino-acid sequence is MTSLFPHAATAPGPRRTVTAAVVQAAAPLFDTQAALARAEELIREAVLSHRAEVVVLPEAFLGGYPKGLDFGVTVGSRTPDGRELFRRYHAAAISVPGPEVDILAAVTRELGCHTVVGAVERRGGTLYCVALFFGPDGYLGLHRKLMPTAAERYLWGQGDGSTLPVVDTGSARLGAAICWENYMPLFRTAMYAKGVDLWCAPTVDDRDAWQATMRHIALEGRCFVLSASQYLRRDAVPSDLHPVQGEEPDTVLIGGGSVIVSPLGEVLAGPLRGGEGILAAELDLDDLARARFDFDPTGHYARPDVFTLHVDESARTAVTG
- a CDS encoding ABC transporter permease — translated: MSVRTDSKPAQATATPVAARLAGRWSRVSWVDAAVAAAVLVILYVVLRAGHGTTVAFNTHHNLRVDTDPARLPYDAARSLLRMFAALALSIVFTFAYAYAAAKSRRLERILIPALDILQSVPVLGFLTVAVTGFIALFPGSLLGLECASVFAIFTSQAWNMTFGFYYSLTSLPRELDELSRSFGFTRWMRFWKVEAPAGVIALVWNGMMSFGGGWFFLVASEAISVNNQQYALPGIGSYAGAAIADGDLGKVGWAILAMAVMVIGVNILFWRPLTAWAEKFKNEQSEASEVQHSVVLDLLRRSHWPRLLGRPLRPVGRWLGVAGRVFGRDDRALSVDRTRQRTGDLVFAVIAGGLILWGLVDLALYLHDRTGLGVFGQPLLLGLATLARVVVLVALATVVWVPIGVKIGFSPRLTRIAQPLVQLLASFPANFLFPLAVWFFLKTGLSINIGGTLLMALGAQWYILFNAIAGAMAIPSDLREAMDDLGVTGWQRWRRLIIPGIFPYYVTGGITASGGAWNASIVSEVVTFGGTALTATGLGAYIAEATEHGDYPHLLAGVAVMSLYVVGLNRLLWRRLYRLAEARYSL
- a CDS encoding ABC transporter ATP-binding protein — encoded protein: MVLNTLRHLRAERRARAGIAYLTADKARRPADGELLLETVGLTKSYAGADGELPVLSGIDLQVRAGEIVALLGRSGSGKSTLLRCLAGLVPASSGTVTYKGTPLTGANPGTAMVFQTFALLPWLTVQQNVELGLEAKGVPAVERADAARQAIDLIGLDGFESAYPKELSGGMRQRVGFARALVVEPDVLMMDEPFSALDVLTAENLRGELMELWESGQFPTRAIVLVTHNIEEAVLMADRIVVLGARPYGTIREVFDVGLNRPRDRNAPAFEELIDRVYRTMTGRQKETRTPGRHEPAALDRRSPANTPLPPASVDGLSGLAEMVLNRAGRCDLADLADELGLEIDDLMPQVDALDLLGFTTLSGDDLVLTGTGTAFAGADVQESKKIFANAVRNAPLVTLITKSLCQNPAGTLRAGFLRDLLAHHFTVEQVTRQLETATDWGRYAELYSYDAEPQEYRLNESDDTRHPAARGQH
- a CDS encoding ArsR/SmtB family transcription factor yields the protein METQVAWDEEQAERSVAVLKAVADPSRYRLLWALSERELPVSGLAELIGAHVAAVSQHLAKLRAAGLVVSRREGTRIFYRAAGPQVRALLVGAVLAANEGAAPDAGDGGGHGGEVAAVLERGAAAGRPTVARVVPGR
- a CDS encoding SDR family NAD(P)-dependent oxidoreductase, whose amino-acid sequence is MTDPVVLITGALTGIGRATALAYARHGANLVVSGRHEDVGEQLARELSDLGAPTEFVRADVRFDTEVQDLVDRAVARFGRIDVAFNNAGTEGTPGPVTEVTDEGYQATFDTNVKGTLLCLKHEFRVMREQGGGSIVNVSSTFGLMGYPGATLYVGSKHAVVGITKAAALEGADHGIRVNAVAPGYTRTAMYERFTGDDTARDAVDSVLPMHRAGTPEEIAEAVRFLASDEASYVTGHILVVDGGLMAGGPLT
- a CDS encoding DUF4832 domain-containing protein — translated: MTPRRVVSLLALLATLLFCTALPATAAQGGPPPRPPVSSPVDSSLATHSYGYADTPVGQPMKGIAPYLFPGDNYDAKFPGGVLWSYFALNEVMKDPSDCNTFDWTIFDKALDEAAVWGRQLAFRFYVEYPGGTASHPANGIPPCLNGKAAMRTNGFWGTVSPDYDDPHTIEAFTNFVNAFAARYDRSGPGGTADPRIAFMTAGLVGLWGEWHTWPYDRDTSDGYPDLFPTDATVAKLVGAFSKAIRNIPVEIRYGDLAGLAGASTIGLHDDSWDYKEFRDSGLGGMTLPQSMGGWSDAFLQRALDGGTENRWTTASVGGEARPEIQGQIYSTWPGGSGQVDNTLAATELTHVTWMINQTGAGSYSTTDPKVAAGVRRMGYNLYVPHADFNSPTGSSLKVGVTMQNDGVAPFYQPWTVQLGLQDAAGKLVRSWDTPWDLRTVQPLKIRAFPDWNVGADPTYLDYGRPVNFGATVDTTGVPAGSYTLVMRVHNPLDAVTPQVLKSRPAAQRLSDDVISHYRAPYPLMFANANQRADGWLNLGSLGVGGGGGGDTTPPTAPTLTATGHTAASVSLSWSGATDNVGVTGYDVYRSGSLVGSTASTTYTDTGLTAGTAYSYTVRARDAAGNVSADSNRVTVTTDTGSGGSSGGGDGGTPPTGLVVDNFDGTPPYPSSALNDLGRWTGGNSFLNGGGAGEVTGGALVLQYSNGGWFGSDIYTDVSDRHDLVLRLKGAHGGEEGDFQLSLGGVTKVFKDFVLADGSHPKVTGSFTDIRIPLAANGINASAPGQLSMGFWYGGSSTLSIDSLSFQ
- a CDS encoding ROK family protein yields the protein MASSVAGNRSLLRRMNSLALLLELRRGPRTISHLTEATGLSRTTAEAVLGDLVQLGWAATAAPEERSGRPVMGRPAVSYRFAGEAGRLLSADIGAHHIHTVVADLQGTVLSSHTLAVSEQDPAADRLRSTRSAMTAALKEADTRAEDLWAVAIGSPGVITDGGVRHFGGEGMPGWIGLDLAAAFAEDFDCPVLVEGDCALGTVAEHRLGAARGARDVVYILCGNRTGAGIIANGDLYRGHRGGTGIIGELPQLRWRELELETYSGRPPATGRPTRHEMFTAARQGDAEALKAVSAFAEALSVGIAAMILAIDPELVVLGGGSSNSADLFVDLVRDNLHRLCPLMPAVAVSTLGGDAVALGGIQIAWSHVDAALARAVEQGLAFPPATPEFVRDRG
- a CDS encoding carbohydrate ABC transporter permease — its product is MSTLPTAAEGRTTPGPGPGPRSGPPRRGAGRSQGFTAAVFLAPALLGFALFYVYPAVRGAYLSFTDYNPVSFLPAENVGLDNYSHLLHDPLFWKSLRVTAWYVLLNIGSQTVLALILAALMARLTRSVVLRAALLVPWLVPNVTVGLLWAWLLDANLGFANHLLTTLGAPAQGFLADPDQAMPVIAGINTWAYTGYTALLLYAGMMQIPTQIYEVAALDGIGEVRTFFKVTLPLLRPVLALVLVVSLIGSFQIFDTIAVTTKGGPVNATQAIYFYIYRQAFGYLHMGYASALAMTLVLILGVLTFIQLRLLRASRSDLA